One window of the Thunnus albacares chromosome 3, fThuAlb1.1, whole genome shotgun sequence genome contains the following:
- the glb1 gene encoding beta-galactosidase isoform X2, whose product MSLLRAGSLLLLLLCAHSLGAPPSFSVDYQNDCFRKDGEQFRYISGSIHYSRIPRVYWKDRLLKMHMAGLNAIQTYIPWNYHEESPGLYNFSGDRDLEYFLKLAQDVGLLVILRPGPYICAEWDMGGLPAWLLNKKDIVLRSTDPDYIAEVDKWMGKLLPMMKPYLYQNGGPIITVQVENEYGSYFTCDYNYMRHLTKLFRSHLGEEVVLFTTDGAGLNYLKCGSIQGLYATVDFGPGANVTAAFAAQRHAEPQGPLVNSEFYTGWLDHWGSRHSVVSSAIVAKTLNEMLVLGANVNLYMFIGGTNFGYWNGANTPYGPQPTSYDYDAPLTEAGDLTEKYFTIREVIKMYRKIPEGPIPPTTPKYAYGAVTMKKLQTVSDALEELSYSGPVKSMSPQTFIELNQAFGYVLYRTKLPVNCSTPTPLSSPLNGVHDRAYVSVDGVAVGVLERDKVITINVTGKAGSQLDLLVENMGRINYGRGINDFKGLVSNLTLGKDTLNGWTMYSLRIDEAVSQGLLGETKSAPTDPPQPAALSPPAFYRGSFNIPDGIPDLPQDTYIILPKWRKGQVWINGFNLGRYWPTRGPQVTLFVPANILSTAAPNNVTVLELEGAPCSSGPCTVEFTVTPILNEVVQSDFKQHSRMFSRVDLL is encoded by the exons ATGTCTCTGCTCAGAGCTGGAagcctcctcctgctgctgctgtgtgcacaTTCA CTCGGTGCACCTCCTTCATTCAGTGTGGATTACCAGAACGACTGCTTTCGTAAAGATGGGGAACAGTTTCGTTACATATCAGGAAGCATCCATTACAGCAGAATCCCCAGAGTCTACTGGAAGGATCGTCTGCTCAAGATGCACATGGCGGGGCTGAACGCCATTCAGAC GTACATTCCCTGGAACTACCACGAGGAGTCTCCAGGCCTGTACAATTTCAGTGGAGACAGGGATTTGGAGTATTTCCTTAAACTGGCTCAGGATGTTGGTTTACTGGTCATCCTTCGGCCGGGACCCTACATATGTGCAGAGTGGGACATG GGTGGGCTGCCTGCCTGGCTTCTCAACAAGAAAGACATCGTGCTGCGGTCGACAGATCCAG attACATTGCAGAAGTAGATAAGTGGATGGGAAAGTTACTCCCAATGATGAAGCCTTATCTGTATCAGAACGGTGGACCCATCATCACTGTACAA GTGGAGAATGAATACGGCAGCTACTTCACCTGTGATTACAACTACATGCGTCACCTGACCAAGCTGTTCCGCTCTCACCTGGGCGAAGAGGTGGTGCTCTTCACCACAGATGGTGCTGGGCTTAATTACCTCAAATGTGGCTCCATACAAGGTCTCTATGCCACTGTTGACTTTGGGCCAG GTGCAAATGTAACCGCTGCCTTTGCTGCACAGAGACACGCTGAACCTCAAGGACCTTTG GTGAACTCTGAATTCTACACCGGCTGGCTGGACCACTGGGGCTCCCGTCACTCTGTCGTGTCGTCTGCAATAGTGGCCAAAACCCTCAACGAGATGCTGGTCCTGGGAGCAAATGTCAACCT GTACATGTTCATAGGAGGAACAAACTTTGGATACTGGAATG GTGCCAATACACCATACGGCCCGCAGCCCACGAGCTACGACTACGATGCTCCGCTTACAGAAGCAGGAGACCTCACAGAGAAATACTTTACTATCCGAGAGGTGATCAAAATG TACCGTAAAATACCAGAGGGACCGATACCACCAACAACTCCAAAGTATGCATACGGTGCTGTTACAATGAAGAAG CTCCAGACAGTATCAGATGCCTTAGAAGAACTTTCCTACTCTGGTCCTGTCAAAAGCATGTCTCCTCAGACTTTCATTGAACTCAACCAG GCATTTGGTTATGTGCTCTACAGGACTAAGCTGCCTGTAAACTGCAGCACACCAACTCCGTTGTCGTCCCCTCTGAATGGGGTCCACGATAGAGCGTATGTGTCAGTGGACGGG GTGGCTGTAGGGGTTCTTGAGAGGGACAAAGTCATAACCATCAATGTGACTGGGAAAGCTGGCAGTCAGCTGGACTTGCTGGTGGAGAATATGGGCCGAATCAACTATGGAAGAGGCATCAATGACTTCAAG GGTTTGGTGTCCAATCTGACTTTGGGGAAAGATACGCTCAACGGCTGGACCATGTACAGTCTCAGGATCGATGAAGCAGTCAGCCAGGGCTTACTCGGGGAAACAAAGTCCGCTCCAACAGACCCACCTCAGCCTGCAGCTCTCTCACCTCCGGCCTTCTACAGGGGCAGCTTCAACATTCCTGACGGCATTCCAGATCTCCCTCAGGACACCTACATAATACTGCCCAAATGGAGGAAG GGGCAGGTTTGGATTAACGGCTTCAATCTGGGACGTTACTGGCCTACTCGAGGCCCTCAGGTGACGCTTTTTGTTCCTGCCAACATCCTCAGCACCGCTGCACCCAACAATGTGACAGTGTTGGAGCTGGAAGGAGCTCCCTGCAGCTCCGGGCCGTGCACTGTGGAGTTTACGGTCACCCCCATCCTGAATGAAGTAGTCCAGTCCGACTTCAAGCAGCACAGCAGAATGTTCAGTAGAGTGGATCTGTTGTGA
- the LOC122972560 gene encoding N-acyl-aromatic-L-amino acid amidohydrolase (carboxylate-forming) A-like — translation MEHVYLPPLSRVAVCGGTHGNEMSGVYIVREMQKQKVDKAGSVSVTAVLSNPLAVDACRRYIETDLNRCFTNALLSAPITDSTPLELKRAQELNALLGPKGSQEAMDLVCDIHNTTANMGLCLIFYSVDWITLHIFKYMQSKMTSAPVRAIQLDIPISEAYSLESVGKHGFAIEVGPQPTGVLRADIYNIVKEAVDLTIEWLQKFNSGTTFEGGEVEAYSLVKSVDYPRDPTTNEITAAIHPELQDNDFKLLQPGDPLFQSFYGETVKHEGEELYPFFVNECAYYEKKIAFHLAQKKTLTVPSVNVKKN, via the exons ATGGAGCACGTTTATCTCCCACCATTATCCCGTGTTGCCGTTTGTGGTGGCACCCATGGAAATGAGATGTCGGGGGTGTACATAGTGAGAGAAATGCAGAAACAGAAGGTGGATAAGGCTGGATCTGTTTCTGTAACTGCCGTCCTATCAAACCCATTGGCTGTCGATGCTTGCAGAAGATACATAGAAACAGATCTCAACCGTTGTTTCACAAATGCCTTGCTGAG TGCCCCAATAACAGACTCCACACCCCTTGAGTTGAAGCGAGCCCAGGAGCTGAACGCTCTGCTCGGGCCCAAAGGAAGCCAAGAGGCCATGGATCTGGTCTGTGACATTCACAACACCACTGCCAACATGGGCCTATGCCTCATCTTTTACTCCGTAGACTGGATCACCctgcacatttttaaatatatgcaG AGCAAGATGACGTCTGCACCCGTGAGAGCAATCCAGCTGGATATACCAATTTCTGAAGCTTACTCCCTAGAATCAGTGGGCAAACATGGCTTTg CGATCGAAGTTGGCCCTCAACCCACTGGAGTGCTCAGAGCTGATATCTATAACATTGTGAAGGAAGCGGTAGACCTCACAATAGAGTGGCTTCAAAAATTCAATTCCG GAACTACTTTTGAAGGAGGTGAGGTTGAAGCATACAGTTTGGTGAAGAGCGTAGACTACCCGAGGGATCCTACGACCAATGAGATTACTGCTGCCATACATCCCGAGCTACAG GATAATGACTTCAAGCTTCTCCAGCCGGGCGACCCCTTATTCCAGTCATTTTATGGGGAGACGGTGAAGCACGAGGGTGAAGAACTCTACCCTTTCTTTGTGAATGAATGTGCCTACTACGAGAAGAAGATTGCTTTCCATTTAGCTCAGAAGAAAACACTGACCGTCCCGTCTGTCAATGTGAAGAAGAACTGA
- the LOC122979825 gene encoding uncharacterized protein YBL113C-like — MLLTILIHLLIIASVDAQVTATTNTAAMSANSAATNANSAATNANSAATNANSAATNANSAATNANSAATNANSAATNANSAATNANSAATNANSAATNANSAATNANSAATNANSAATNANSAATAAATTAAVITTVNSTNTNSTATNAAANAVIMYMSRLVIMCHFSVLFKFCTA; from the exons ATGCTTCTGACAATCCTGATACATCTTCTGATCATCG cATCAGTAGATGCCCAGGTAACAGCTACTACCAACACTGCAGCCATGAGTGCCAACAGCGCAGCCACAAATGCCAACAGCGCAGCCACGAACGCCAACAGCGCAGCCACCAATGCCAACAGCGCAGCAACCAACGCCAACAGCGCAGCCACCAACGCCAACAGCGCAGCCACCAACGCCAACAGCGCAGCAACCAACGCCAACAGCGCAGCCACCAACGCCAACAGCGCAGCCACCAACGCCAACAGCGCAGCAACCAACGCCAACAGCGCAGCCACCAACGCCAACAGCGCAGCCACCAATGCCAACAGCGCAGCCACCAATGCCAACAGcgcagccacagcagcagcaacgaCAGCAGCGGTGATAACAACAGTAAactcaacaaacacaaacagcactgCCACTAACGCTGCTGCAAATGCAGTGATCATGTACATGAGCAGACTGGTTATTATGTGTCACTTCAGTGTTCTCTTTAAGTTCTGTACAGCGTAA
- the glb1 gene encoding beta-galactosidase isoform X1: protein MFLLRAGSLLLLLLLCAHSLGAPPSFSVDYQNDCFRKDGEQFRYISGSIHYSRIPRVYWKDRLLKMHMAGLNAIQTYIPWNYHEESPGLYNFSGDRDLEYFLKLAQDVGLLVILRPGPYICAEWDMGGLPAWLLNKKDIVLRSTDPDYIAEVDKWMGKLLPMMKPYLYQNGGPIITVQVENEYGSYFTCDYNYMRHLTKLFRSHLGEEVVLFTTDGAGLNYLKCGSIQGLYATVDFGPGANVTAAFAAQRHAEPQGPLVNSEFYTGWLDHWGSRHSVVSSAIVAKTLNEMLVLGANVNLYMFIGGTNFGYWNGANTPYGPQPTSYDYDAPLTEAGDLTEKYFTIREVIKMYRKIPEGPIPPTTPKYAYGAVTMKKLQTVSDALEELSYSGPVKSMSPQTFIELNQAFGYVLYRTKLPVNCSTPTPLSSPLNGVHDRAYVSVDGVAVGVLERDKVITINVTGKAGSQLDLLVENMGRINYGRGINDFKGLVSNLTLGKDTLNGWTMYSLRIDEAVSQGLLGETKSAPTDPPQPAALSPPAFYRGSFNIPDGIPDLPQDTYIILPKWRKGQVWINGFNLGRYWPTRGPQVTLFVPANILSTAAPNNVTVLELEGAPCSSGPCTVEFTVTPILNEVVQSDFKQHSRMFSRVDLL from the exons ATGTTTCTGCTCAGAGCTGgaagcctcctcctcctgctgctgctgtgtgcacaTTCA CTCGGTGCACCTCCTTCATTCAGTGTGGATTACCAGAACGACTGCTTTCGTAAAGATGGGGAACAGTTTCGTTACATATCAGGAAGCATCCATTACAGCAGAATCCCCAGAGTCTACTGGAAGGATCGTCTGCTCAAGATGCACATGGCGGGGCTGAACGCCATTCAGAC GTACATTCCCTGGAACTACCACGAGGAGTCTCCAGGCCTGTACAATTTCAGTGGAGACAGGGATTTGGAGTATTTCCTTAAACTGGCTCAGGATGTTGGTTTACTGGTCATCCTTCGGCCGGGACCCTACATATGTGCAGAGTGGGACATG GGTGGGCTGCCTGCCTGGCTTCTCAACAAGAAAGACATCGTGCTGCGGTCGACAGATCCAG attACATTGCAGAAGTAGATAAGTGGATGGGAAAGTTACTCCCAATGATGAAGCCTTATCTGTATCAGAACGGTGGACCCATCATCACTGTACAA GTGGAGAATGAATACGGCAGCTACTTCACCTGTGATTACAACTACATGCGTCACCTGACCAAGCTGTTCCGCTCTCACCTGGGCGAAGAGGTGGTGCTCTTCACCACAGATGGTGCTGGGCTTAATTACCTCAAATGTGGCTCCATACAAGGTCTCTATGCCACTGTTGACTTTGGGCCAG GTGCAAATGTAACCGCTGCCTTTGCTGCACAGAGACACGCTGAACCTCAAGGACCTTTG GTGAACTCTGAATTCTACACCGGCTGGCTGGACCACTGGGGCTCCCGTCACTCTGTCGTGTCGTCTGCAATAGTGGCCAAAACCCTCAACGAGATGCTGGTCCTGGGAGCAAATGTCAACCT GTACATGTTCATAGGAGGAACAAACTTTGGATACTGGAATG GTGCCAATACACCATACGGCCCGCAGCCCACGAGCTACGACTACGATGCTCCGCTTACAGAAGCAGGAGACCTCACAGAGAAATACTTTACTATCCGAGAGGTGATCAAAATG TACCGTAAAATACCAGAGGGACCGATACCACCAACAACTCCAAAGTATGCATACGGTGCTGTTACAATGAAGAAG CTCCAGACAGTATCAGATGCCTTAGAAGAACTTTCCTACTCTGGTCCTGTCAAAAGCATGTCTCCTCAGACTTTCATTGAACTCAACCAG GCATTTGGTTATGTGCTCTACAGGACTAAGCTGCCTGTAAACTGCAGCACACCAACTCCGTTGTCGTCCCCTCTGAATGGGGTCCACGATAGAGCGTATGTGTCAGTGGACGGG GTGGCTGTAGGGGTTCTTGAGAGGGACAAAGTCATAACCATCAATGTGACTGGGAAAGCTGGCAGTCAGCTGGACTTGCTGGTGGAGAATATGGGCCGAATCAACTATGGAAGAGGCATCAATGACTTCAAG GGTTTGGTGTCCAATCTGACTTTGGGGAAAGATACGCTCAACGGCTGGACCATGTACAGTCTCAGGATCGATGAAGCAGTCAGCCAGGGCTTACTCGGGGAAACAAAGTCCGCTCCAACAGACCCACCTCAGCCTGCAGCTCTCTCACCTCCGGCCTTCTACAGGGGCAGCTTCAACATTCCTGACGGCATTCCAGATCTCCCTCAGGACACCTACATAATACTGCCCAAATGGAGGAAG GGGCAGGTTTGGATTAACGGCTTCAATCTGGGACGTTACTGGCCTACTCGAGGCCCTCAGGTGACGCTTTTTGTTCCTGCCAACATCCTCAGCACCGCTGCACCCAACAATGTGACAGTGTTGGAGCTGGAAGGAGCTCCCTGCAGCTCCGGGCCGTGCACTGTGGAGTTTACGGTCACCCCCATCCTGAATGAAGTAGTCCAGTCCGACTTCAAGCAGCACAGCAGAATGTTCAGTAGAGTGGATCTGTTGTGA
- the cldnd1b gene encoding claudin domain-containing protein 1b: MVDNRYATALVIGSVLSLLATVYLSVAVGTQHWYQYSNPSVTLEGNITELKEEFISGEFDEKTYSETMFRLNGTLGLWWRCILVPSRSHWFKEPDPKMETQCVSFTLPQQFNPKYKQPGNHNSEEDLLRTYLWRCQFLLPLVSLALVFLSGLIGVCACLCRSFTPTLVVGVLHLLAGLCSLGSVCCFLAGVDLLHQYSTPPEGVEGSLGWSLYLALISFPLQMMAAALFLWAARSHRKNYTRMTAYRVA; this comes from the exons ATGGTAGATAATCGCTACGCCACAGCCCTTGTCATTGGCTCTGTGCTGAGCCTGTTGGCCACCGTGTACCTCTCTGTGGCTGTGGGAACCCAGCACTGGTACCAGTACAGCAATCCATCAGTCACACTTGAGGGGAACATCACCGAGCTCAAAGAAGAGTTCATCAGTGGggagtttgatgagaagacGTACAGCGAGACCATGTTCCGCCTGAACGGCACGCTGGGTCTTTGGTGGAGGTGCATCCTGGTGCCCAGCCGGTCACACTGGTTCAAAGAGCCAG ATCCCAAGATGGAGACGCAGTGTGTGAGCTTCACTCTTCCTCAGCAGTTCAATCCAAAGTACAAACAACCCGGAAACCATAACAGCGAAGAAGATCTGCTGAGAACAT ACTTGTGGAGGTGCCAGTTTCTCCTGCCCTTGGTGTCACTGGCCTTGGTGTTCCTCAGTGGCCTCATTGGGGTCTGCGCCTGCCTGTGCCGCAGCTTCACCCCGACATTGGTTGTAGGAGTGCTCCATCTTCTCGCAG GTCTGTGTTCTCTGGGCTCTGTCTGCTGCTTCCTGGCCGGGGTGGACCTGCTCCACCAATATTCCACACCGCCTGAAGGGGTGGAGGGCTCACTGGGCTGGTCCCTCTACCTCGCCCTCATTTCCTTCCCTCTGCAGATGATGGCAGCTGCTTTGTTCCTTTGGGCGGCTAGGAGTCACCGCAAAAACTACACCCGCATGACTGCTTACAGGGTAGCCTAA
- the ccdc86 gene encoding coiled-coil domain-containing protein 86 — protein MSKRDKNAAFEEGHGEEEMQEPPPETRRTRSGRRVRTPAALLDSEAPVRTPSRRTRRSVIQEVPAAEEPEPTPAEEKPSVCAEPEPHSSAAADADRAAGVNGNGDGHLSGPAAAETAPASSETGPQTQKKPRLGPKPNPVIPLGKPKSGRVWKDRNKQRFSALVRDKPLCSSWEKKMEAKREKELVKRYSLQLKEEKARQKEEKRKRREDNLKRRAENERKSEIVQVIRNTTKIKRMKKKQLRKIEKRDTLALLQKSQKQNIKAKEQKTNKADHG, from the exons ATGTCGAAGAGGGataaaaatgcagcttttgAAGAGGGACacggagaggaggagatgcagGAGCCGCCACCAGAGACCAGACGGACCCGCAGCGGCCGCAGGGTGCGCACTCCGGCCGCGCTGCTCGACTCTGAAGCCCCGGTGAGGACTCCCAGCCGGAGGACCAGGAGGTCTGTCATCCAGGAGGTGCCGGCGGCGGAGGAGCCAGAGCCGACACCGGCCGAGGAGAAACCCAGCGTGTGTGCCGAACCGGAGCCGCACAGCTCGGCTGCAGCGGACGCAGACAGAGCCGCGGGCGTTAACGGGAACGGAGACGGTCATCTGTCCGGGCCTGCAGCTGCAGAAACGGCACCCGCGAGTTCAGAGACCGGCCCTCAAACACAGAAGAAACCTCGCCTGGGTCCAAAACCTAATCCAGTTATTCCGCTGGGAAAACCTAAATCAGGGAGGGTCTGGAAGGACCGCAACAAGCAGAG ATTCTCTGCGTTAGTAAGAGATAAACCGTTGTGCTCTTCTTGGGAAAAGAAGATGGAGGCCAAGCGAGAGAAGGAGCTGGTGAAACGGTATTCTTTGCAGCTTAAAGAGGAGAAAGCCAGACAGAAAGAG gaaaagaggaaaagaagagaagacaaCTTGAAACGACGCGCAGAGAACGAACGCAAGTCAGAGATTGTGCAAGTG ATCCGTAATACAACCAAGATcaagaggatgaagaagaaacaactgAGGAAGATCGAGAAGAGAGACACTCTGGCTCTGCTGCAGAAATCTCAGAAGCAGAACATAAAAGCCAAAGAGCAAAAAACCAACAAGGCCGACCACGGTTAA